In one window of Halomarina pelagica DNA:
- a CDS encoding DUF7500 family protein translates to MTRTHTDTDTDADARPDRETRTDGDARTATDARRTDARPPGPRPIDARTSDGPPGDDGVLASDDLALDDPRARALGDGRFLIRPERDGEPAAPAPVPDSVPTTSRLSLADVPERYAVDVAVKTDRGVADERFRANDVRAIFADLLRWYVERLAPEDDPAEVLDLLLETTDIRE, encoded by the coding sequence ATGACGCGAACTCACACCGACACCGACACCGACGCCGACGCCCGCCCGGACCGCGAGACCCGCACGGACGGCGACGCCCGCACCGCCACCGACGCTCGGCGGACCGACGCCCGCCCGCCCGGACCGCGACCGATCGACGCTCGCACTTCGGACGGTCCGCCGGGGGACGACGGGGTCCTCGCGTCGGACGACCTCGCGCTCGACGATCCGCGCGCGAGAGCCCTCGGGGACGGACGCTTCCTCATCAGGCCGGAGCGCGACGGCGAACCGGCTGCTCCCGCTCCCGTCCCCGATTCCGTTCCTACAACCTCTCGCCTCTCGCTCGCCGACGTTCCCGAGCGGTACGCCGTGGACGTCGCGGTCAAGACGGATCGCGGCGTCGCCGACGAGCGGTTCCGCGCGAACGACGTGCGGGCGATCTTCGCGGACCTCCTGCGCTGGTACGTCGAGCGACTCGCCCCCGAGGACGACCCGGCCGAGGTGCTCGACCTCTTGCTCGAGACGACAGACATCAGGGAGTGA
- a CDS encoding archaellin/type IV pilin N-terminal domain-containing protein has translation MKLFNNETADERGQVGIGTLIIFIALVLVAAVAAGVLINTSGVLQSQAEDTGADARAQVSNHIDVISATGVVDSANGDVNDVELVVKKAAGADPIDLSEATVQYTSDTASATLTQAATANGTAFSVNDTDGSAASDTVLDTGEKLVITVSADDIEGTGIAAGEEVELQLVDQSGASSIYGVNVPDVLTGKDYVSV, from the coding sequence ATGAAACTGTTCAACAACGAAACCGCGGATGAGCGCGGCCAGGTCGGTATCGGCACGCTCATCATCTTCATCGCGCTGGTGCTCGTCGCCGCCGTAGCCGCGGGCGTGCTCATCAACACGTCCGGCGTGCTGCAGTCGCAGGCGGAGGACACCGGTGCCGACGCACGGGCACAGGTCAGCAACCACATCGACGTCATCAGCGCGACCGGCGTCGTTGACTCCGCGAACGGCGACGTCAACGACGTCGAACTCGTCGTGAAGAAGGCCGCCGGTGCCGATCCGATCGACCTCTCCGAGGCGACGGTCCAGTACACCAGCGACACCGCGAGCGCGACGCTGACGCAGGCCGCGACCGCGAACGGAACCGCGTTCAGCGTCAACGACACCGACGGTAGCGCCGCGTCCGACACCGTCCTCGACACCGGCGAGAAGCTCGTCATCACCGTCAGCGCCGACGACATCGAGGGTACCGGGATCGCCGCCGGCGAGGAAGTCGAACTCCAGCTCGTCGACCAGTCCGGCGCGTCGTCCATCTACGGCGTGAACGTCCCCGACGTGCTCACCGGCAAGGACTACGTCAGCGTCTGA
- a CDS encoding FlaD/FlaE family flagellar protein translates to MFKALTQLFGGARDGEDADGDDDADDSGTSPAEANDSDGPPEPGRDAPDGESRVGGGDGGGGNGGTIDAETGDGTPEGPTTVDDLEYRLGELESELEAAMRSVERTERAQEDVEETVEEVEDTVRRLLGVYDRLTREANPFADGVAREGGRFGVVGPVDGDGDLDSADGADETDGTDQTDGTDETGSVGRTDPDDAPGAGTEAGAERAEGVERAEADGAPGTGSGDGPPGADADASGDEGRHDDPPSSDGVVTVDDLKRAAADGPPDASDGPVLLATVAETYPADALAFEWLSTLVETAGPAGAVKALGYYETVGWISDDVRSYLEQAVSGPGIDIDVDPNDPRDVTAADHATSYDYVMKLRVVGDLETAGAAAVEG, encoded by the coding sequence ATGTTCAAGGCACTCACACAGCTCTTCGGCGGCGCGCGAGACGGCGAGGACGCCGACGGCGACGACGACGCCGACGACTCCGGGACGTCGCCGGCGGAGGCCAACGACTCCGACGGGCCCCCGGAACCGGGCCGCGACGCACCGGACGGGGAGTCCCGAGTCGGGGGAGGGGACGGCGGCGGGGGTAACGGCGGGACGATCGACGCCGAGACCGGCGACGGGACGCCGGAGGGCCCGACGACCGTGGACGACCTCGAGTACCGACTCGGCGAACTCGAATCGGAGCTTGAGGCGGCGATGCGGTCGGTCGAGCGCACCGAGCGCGCACAGGAGGACGTGGAGGAGACCGTCGAGGAGGTCGAGGACACGGTCCGCCGCCTCCTCGGCGTCTACGACCGACTGACCCGCGAGGCGAACCCCTTCGCGGACGGGGTCGCCAGGGAGGGAGGGCGGTTCGGGGTCGTCGGGCCGGTCGACGGCGATGGCGACCTCGACTCGGCCGACGGCGCTGACGAGACCGACGGCACCGACCAGACCGACGGTACTGACGAGACCGGCTCAGTCGGGCGCACCGACCCGGACGACGCGCCCGGGGCGGGGACGGAGGCGGGCGCGGAGAGAGCGGAGGGCGTGGAGAGAGCGGAGGCGGACGGAGCGCCGGGGACGGGGAGCGGCGACGGCCCACCCGGTGCGGACGCCGACGCGAGCGGGGACGAGGGTCGGCACGACGACCCCCCGTCGTCCGACGGCGTCGTCACGGTCGACGACCTCAAGCGCGCGGCGGCCGACGGCCCGCCCGATGCGAGCGACGGTCCGGTCCTGCTCGCGACGGTCGCGGAGACGTACCCCGCGGACGCGCTCGCCTTCGAGTGGCTCTCGACGCTGGTCGAGACGGCCGGACCGGCCGGCGCGGTGAAGGCGCTCGGGTACTACGAGACCGTCGGCTGGATCTCCGACGACGTGCGTTCGTACCTCGAACAGGCGGTCTCGGGACCCGGCATCGACATCGACGTCGATCCGAACGACCCGCGGGACGTCACCGCCGCGGATCACGCGACGAGCTACGACTACGTGATGAAACTCCGGGTCGTGGGCGACCTCGAGACCGCCGGCGCGGCCGCCGTCGAGGGGTGA
- a CDS encoding fla cluster protein FlaF, with translation MGFSASGATAVVFVGLLVSVGTLAPVLDASYERRSEAQDRRAERLLDRRETAVETVNATYDNSTGEVTLVVANAGTTGLSVDDTDLLVDGRYVANWTASVEGDPGRTTWLSGENLTATATAPTKPERVVLVTETGIRAVATDVVEVP, from the coding sequence ATGGGCTTCAGTGCGAGCGGTGCGACGGCCGTCGTCTTCGTCGGACTCCTCGTGAGCGTCGGCACCCTCGCGCCGGTACTCGACGCGAGCTACGAACGGCGTTCGGAGGCGCAGGACCGACGGGCGGAACGCCTGCTCGACCGCCGGGAGACGGCCGTCGAGACGGTGAACGCGACCTACGACAACTCGACCGGGGAGGTGACGCTCGTCGTCGCGAACGCCGGGACGACCGGGCTGTCGGTCGACGACACTGACCTGCTCGTCGACGGGCGGTACGTCGCGAACTGGACGGCGAGCGTCGAGGGTGATCCCGGGCGGACGACGTGGCTGAGCGGCGAGAACCTGACCGCGACGGCGACGGCCCCGACGAAGCCCGAGCGCGTCGTCCTCGTCACCGAGACGGGGATCCGGGCGGTCGCGACGGACGTCGTGGAGGTGCCCTGA
- a CDS encoding flagellar protein G — translation MASVSVSNLVLFIAALTVAVGVSGTMASSVADISEALDDKSLDVSRDIDTEIEVISDAGSDAVYDDSTGTVTLLVKNTGRATLPSAPDRIDVLVDGRYVEASAKSTRVLDDSAWTSGSVLELTVDRSLAAGEHRAAVVVDGDEEVFEFHTGP, via the coding sequence ATGGCGAGCGTCTCCGTCTCGAACCTCGTGCTGTTCATCGCGGCGCTGACCGTCGCGGTCGGCGTCTCGGGGACGATGGCGTCGAGCGTGGCGGACATCAGCGAGGCGCTCGACGACAAGAGCCTCGACGTGAGCCGGGACATCGACACCGAGATCGAGGTGATCAGCGACGCCGGGAGCGACGCGGTGTACGACGACTCGACGGGGACGGTCACCCTCCTCGTGAAGAACACCGGCCGCGCGACGCTCCCGAGCGCCCCCGACCGGATCGACGTGCTCGTCGACGGGCGGTACGTCGAGGCGAGCGCGAAGTCGACCCGCGTGCTCGACGACTCCGCGTGGACGAGCGGGAGCGTCCTCGAACTGACCGTCGATCGGTCGCTCGCGGCGGGCGAACACCGCGCGGCCGTCGTCGTCGACGGTGACGAGGAGGTATTCGAGTTCCACACCGGACCATGA
- a CDS encoding ATPase domain-containing protein: MTDHYSIGLEARDRVNHAIGGGLPAGHVVLIEGPDGGGKSVLGQRFAYGLACEGTPTAYVSTELSSSGFVDQMHSLSYDVVDHLLAERLLFVRADVTGERRLLARLMDDSPLWRADVLVVDGLDAILRNDPEVVAARSRGEDGRVLQSFVARLGQATAAEKTVVLTVNPEPVSERAMRPLRDAAGVYLEIETTPVGQDIRRSALVHRFAEMANPVNDTIGFSVQQGRGITIESRTVA, translated from the coding sequence ATGACCGACCACTACTCCATCGGACTGGAAGCGCGCGATCGCGTGAACCACGCTATCGGCGGCGGACTCCCCGCCGGGCACGTCGTCCTGATCGAGGGACCGGACGGCGGCGGCAAGAGCGTGCTCGGCCAGCGGTTCGCCTACGGACTGGCCTGCGAGGGGACGCCGACCGCGTACGTCTCGACGGAGCTGTCGAGTTCGGGGTTCGTCGATCAGATGCACTCGCTGTCGTACGACGTGGTGGATCACCTGCTCGCAGAGCGCCTGCTGTTCGTCCGCGCCGACGTGACCGGCGAGCGCCGCCTGCTCGCGCGGCTGATGGACGACAGCCCCCTCTGGCGGGCGGACGTGCTCGTCGTCGACGGGCTCGACGCCATCCTCAGGAACGACCCCGAGGTGGTCGCGGCGCGCTCGCGCGGCGAGGACGGCCGCGTGCTCCAGTCGTTCGTCGCGCGGCTGGGGCAGGCGACGGCCGCCGAGAAGACGGTCGTGCTGACCGTGAACCCGGAGCCGGTCAGCGAGCGCGCGATGCGCCCGCTGCGCGACGCGGCCGGCGTCTACCTGGAGATCGAGACGACCCCCGTCGGCCAGGACATCAGGCGTAGCGCCCTCGTCCACCGGTTCGCCGAGATGGCGAACCCCGTGAACGACACCATCGGGTTCTCGGTCCAGCAGGGGCGCGGGATCACCATCGAGAGCCGGACCGTCGCATAA
- a CDS encoding type II/IV secretion system ATPase subunit produces the protein MAEFGTRHLGGELAAAARRHRHLAEHLEAFYDRVGEYPLLIDGPTKEYASRRPNVIYHADGPIYSHVHGDRGTATRYYCVEPTLTAEGRALYAEVRERVLDLSATRPPPNAEEAFTDFVDDILDDVLRIDDGGAAGPLATLRDRLGVGRIRVDEETASRLRYYLRRDIVGLGPLEPVMADDANEDVHVIGPDGCYVDHAVYGMLETTATFESDEAFQNWIRNMGERMDNPVSDSQPIVDATLPNGSRINVIYSDDVSIKGPSLTIRQGEDVPLSILQITKWGTLSPELAAYLWLCLENERTVFVVGETASGKTTTLNATFSFIPRDHKIYTAEDTAEVMPPHDTWQQLLTREGQGGGDADVDMFDLVAAALRSRPDYIVMGEVRGAEGQMAFQAAQTGHPVLLTFHASDIVSMIQRFTSNPINVPETFMGNCDVALFQNRVKRGDDVLRRVTSVQEIEGYSKHEGGVITRQAFGWDPRDDEIVFQGRNNSYVLEEGIAPLLGYHDVREIYDELDERAGIVRALIDADVLGYHEVNAAIEGYQRDGLEGLPIDVGRAGVRS, from the coding sequence ATGGCGGAGTTCGGGACGCGACACCTCGGAGGGGAGCTTGCGGCGGCGGCGCGACGCCACCGTCACCTCGCGGAGCACCTGGAGGCGTTCTACGACCGGGTCGGGGAGTACCCCCTCCTGATCGACGGCCCGACGAAGGAGTACGCCTCGCGCCGCCCGAACGTCATCTACCACGCCGACGGCCCCATCTACAGCCACGTCCACGGCGACCGGGGGACGGCCACCCGCTACTACTGCGTCGAGCCGACGCTGACGGCCGAGGGGCGGGCGCTCTACGCCGAGGTGCGCGAGCGCGTCCTCGATCTGAGCGCGACTCGACCGCCGCCGAACGCCGAGGAGGCGTTCACCGACTTCGTCGACGACATCCTCGACGACGTCCTCCGGATCGACGACGGCGGGGCCGCCGGCCCCCTCGCGACCCTCCGGGACCGCCTCGGCGTCGGTCGCATCCGGGTCGACGAGGAGACCGCCTCGCGGCTCCGCTACTACCTCCGGCGGGACATCGTCGGCCTCGGCCCGCTCGAACCCGTGATGGCCGACGACGCGAACGAGGACGTCCACGTCATCGGGCCGGACGGCTGCTACGTCGACCACGCCGTCTACGGGATGCTGGAGACGACCGCGACCTTCGAGAGCGACGAGGCGTTCCAGAACTGGATCCGCAACATGGGCGAGCGGATGGACAACCCGGTGAGCGACTCCCAGCCGATCGTCGACGCCACCCTCCCGAACGGCTCGCGCATCAACGTCATCTACTCCGACGACGTCTCGATCAAGGGGCCGTCGCTCACCATCCGCCAGGGCGAGGACGTCCCGCTCTCGATCCTCCAGATCACGAAGTGGGGGACGCTCTCGCCCGAACTCGCGGCGTACCTCTGGCTCTGCCTGGAGAACGAGCGGACGGTCTTCGTCGTCGGCGAGACCGCGAGCGGGAAGACGACGACCCTCAACGCCACGTTCTCGTTCATCCCCCGCGACCACAAGATCTACACCGCGGAGGACACCGCCGAGGTGATGCCACCCCACGACACCTGGCAGCAACTGCTGACCCGCGAGGGACAGGGCGGCGGGGACGCCGACGTGGACATGTTCGACCTCGTGGCCGCCGCGCTGCGCTCGCGACCCGACTACATCGTCATGGGCGAGGTGCGGGGCGCGGAGGGACAGATGGCGTTCCAGGCGGCCCAGACCGGCCACCCGGTACTGCTCACCTTCCACGCGAGCGACATCGTCTCGATGATCCAGCGGTTCACCTCCAACCCGATCAACGTCCCCGAGACGTTCATGGGCAACTGCGACGTGGCGCTGTTCCAGAACCGCGTCAAGCGCGGCGACGACGTGCTCCGCCGGGTGACGAGCGTCCAGGAGATCGAGGGCTACTCGAAGCACGAGGGGGGCGTCATCACCCGCCAGGCGTTCGGCTGGGACCCCCGCGACGACGAGATCGTCTTCCAGGGGCGGAACAACTCCTACGTCCTCGAGGAGGGGATCGCGCCGCTGCTCGGCTACCACGACGTCCGCGAGATCTACGACGAACTCGACGAGCGCGCGGGGATCGTCCGCGCGCTCATCGACGCGGACGTGCTCGGGTACCACGAGGTGAACGCCGCCATCGAGGGCTACCAGCGCGACGGCCTGGAGGGCCTGCCGATCGACGTCGGCCGGGCGGGGGTGCGCTCGTGA
- the flaJ gene encoding archaellar assembly protein FlaJ — MNSERAFEVNLRRAVAAVIDSYRHLGTSLRRYVLLALLPSALFALGGVGATVALSLPLSIGGPLSLLGTFTFVVAVAYPKVVEDRKRKQVRERFHLFLTHVTVLSMTNIDRVEVFRTLAAEEEYRAIAEEMARIVALVDTWNQSLDDACRMRARRVPSDLLADFLERLAYTVGAGQELGDFLVAEQDSMLQQFAIRYEGDLAKLDVLRELYLSLMLSVTFILVFATVLPIIVGVEPTLLVGGVVGLLAVVQCGFLFVVHTVAPYDPVWYASGIDRTPARRVRRTLVAGVAGTALAVAGAAAVRLGVTPVDPAGVPLAAYVAVPVTPLLLPGLAMRREENRVKERDEGFPPFVRALGSVESVKQTSTANVLRTLRRKDFGPLTENVDHLYRRLNTRIDTTRAWRLFAVETGSYLIQKFGDMYVIGRRMGGDPKRLGQVISRNMTEVLKLRERRAQETATFVGVVYGITAASVFSAFVGLEIAVLLTDIAKGFDADNPMMHTLFNPERYDVATMELLLLFVVLLNALVSAVMIRIMDRGHTVNAYHHFVLLTWLGAGVAVVTGELIGSLITV; from the coding sequence GTGAACTCGGAGCGCGCGTTCGAGGTGAACCTGCGCCGGGCGGTCGCCGCCGTGATCGACTCGTACCGTCACCTCGGGACGTCCCTCCGTCGGTACGTCCTGCTCGCGCTCCTGCCGTCGGCGCTGTTCGCGCTCGGGGGCGTCGGCGCGACGGTCGCGCTGTCGCTCCCGCTCTCGATCGGCGGCCCCCTGTCCCTCCTCGGGACCTTCACCTTCGTCGTCGCCGTCGCCTACCCGAAGGTGGTGGAAGACCGGAAGCGAAAGCAGGTCCGCGAGCGGTTCCACCTCTTTCTGACCCACGTCACCGTGCTGTCGATGACGAACATCGACCGCGTGGAGGTGTTCCGGACGCTTGCGGCGGAGGAGGAGTACCGCGCCATCGCCGAGGAGATGGCGCGGATCGTCGCCCTCGTCGACACCTGGAACCAGAGCCTCGACGACGCCTGCCGGATGCGCGCCCGGCGCGTCCCGAGCGACCTGCTCGCGGACTTCCTCGAACGGCTGGCCTACACCGTCGGTGCGGGCCAGGAACTCGGCGACTTCCTCGTCGCCGAGCAGGACAGCATGCTCCAGCAGTTCGCCATCCGCTACGAGGGTGACCTCGCCAAGCTGGACGTGCTGCGCGAACTCTACCTCTCGCTGATGCTCTCGGTGACGTTCATCCTCGTGTTCGCCACCGTCCTGCCGATCATCGTCGGCGTCGAGCCGACGCTGCTCGTGGGCGGGGTCGTCGGCCTGCTCGCGGTCGTCCAGTGTGGCTTCCTGTTCGTCGTCCACACCGTCGCGCCGTACGATCCCGTCTGGTACGCCTCGGGGATCGACCGCACGCCCGCCCGGCGGGTTCGGCGGACGCTCGTCGCGGGCGTGGCCGGCACCGCGCTCGCCGTCGCGGGGGCCGCCGCGGTCCGCCTGGGGGTCACCCCCGTCGATCCCGCCGGGGTCCCCCTCGCGGCGTACGTGGCCGTACCGGTGACGCCGCTGCTCCTGCCGGGACTGGCGATGCGTCGCGAGGAGAACCGCGTGAAGGAGCGTGACGAGGGGTTCCCGCCGTTCGTCCGGGCGCTGGGGAGCGTCGAGAGCGTCAAGCAGACCTCGACCGCGAACGTCCTGCGGACGCTCCGGCGGAAGGACTTCGGCCCGCTCACGGAGAACGTCGATCACCTCTACCGGCGGCTGAACACGCGCATCGACACGACGCGCGCCTGGCGGCTGTTCGCCGTCGAGACGGGGTCGTACCTCATCCAGAAGTTCGGAGACATGTACGTGATCGGGCGGCGGATGGGCGGCGACCCGAAGCGCCTCGGACAGGTCATCAGCCGGAACATGACGGAGGTGCTCAAGCTGCGCGAGCGGCGCGCCCAGGAGACCGCGACGTTCGTCGGCGTCGTCTACGGCATCACCGCCGCGAGCGTCTTCTCCGCGTTCGTCGGCCTCGAGATCGCCGTCCTCCTGACGGACATCGCGAAGGGGTTCGACGCCGACAACCCGATGATGCACACGCTGTTCAACCCCGAACGCTACGACGTGGCGACGATGGAGTTGCTCCTGCTCTTCGTCGTCCTCCTGAACGCGCTCGTCTCGGCGGTGATGATCCGCATCATGGACCGCGGACACACGGTCAACGCCTACCACCACTTCGTGCTGCTCACGTGGCTCGGTGCGGGCGTCGCCGTCGTCACCGGAGAACTCATCGGGAGCCTGATCACCGTGTGA
- a CDS encoding FlaD/FlaE family flagellar protein → MGTTKPYLTNLHNSPEQTPYVLEWTEFLGGTFGASGALNALQYYELLGWITPRVRRQMAEYLQGLSTGELHTKKYDEPAAVELPLESLSGTPFGVHARSLAYVAAIAGDNLGSELAAVQVAESRIEERGRAERREESASKRDGVARSVPIEED, encoded by the coding sequence ATGGGAACGACGAAGCCGTACCTCACGAACCTTCACAACTCGCCCGAGCAGACGCCGTACGTCCTCGAGTGGACCGAGTTCCTCGGCGGGACGTTCGGCGCGAGCGGCGCGCTGAACGCGCTTCAGTACTACGAGCTGCTCGGCTGGATCACCCCCCGCGTTCGCCGCCAGATGGCTGAGTACCTCCAGGGGCTGTCGACGGGCGAACTCCACACCAAGAAGTACGACGAACCGGCGGCGGTCGAACTCCCGCTGGAGTCGCTCTCCGGGACGCCGTTCGGCGTCCACGCCCGCTCGCTCGCCTACGTCGCCGCCATCGCCGGGGACAACCTCGGCTCGGAACTCGCCGCGGTCCAGGTCGCGGAGAGCCGGATCGAGGAACGGGGTCGCGCAGAGCGACGGGAGGAGTCGGCTTCGAAACGCGACGGGGTCGCGCGCTCCGTCCCCATCGAGGAAGACTAG
- a CDS encoding cobyric acid synthase gives MVRTYLIAGTASHVGKSTVAAGLCRVLADAGVRVAPFKAQNMSNNARAVATPDGGFGEIGVSQYVQARAARIPATTDHNPVLLKPRGGGESQLVIDGRAVGHFAAGDYYDEHWERARAAAEASWRRLAADHDVIVAEGAGSVAEINLHHRDLANVETARFADRGSGSVRIVLVADIERGGVFASLAGTLELMPDDLRERVVGCVITKFRGDRSLLDPGVEAFEDRFGVPVLGVLPYDDPGLPEEDSVSLPAGGGAAVRGADDGVPDDRAVTVAVPRLPRISNFTDLDPLAREPGVRVTYLPLDAPLDGADALVLPGTKNTVDDLLALRAAGFGDRLAAFDGPVVGLCGGYQLLGERLANASVEGTGDADELDGFGLLPVETRFEGAKRVEPVTRTLTGCGPLAGASGRVSGYEIHMGRTRPRAPIERPFPAEGERGAEGAATDRVFGTYLHGLFENRIAREAFLDAVYAHRGVERPRAVTSPSPYDRAARLVREHVDLAALSLP, from the coding sequence ATGGTCAGAACGTACCTGATCGCGGGCACGGCCTCGCACGTCGGCAAGTCGACCGTCGCGGCCGGCCTGTGTCGCGTCCTCGCCGACGCCGGCGTGCGCGTCGCGCCGTTCAAGGCCCAGAACATGTCGAACAACGCCCGCGCGGTCGCGACGCCCGACGGCGGGTTCGGGGAGATCGGCGTCTCCCAGTACGTGCAGGCGCGGGCCGCCCGGATCCCCGCCACGACCGACCACAACCCCGTCCTCCTCAAACCGCGCGGCGGGGGCGAGTCGCAACTGGTGATCGACGGGCGCGCGGTCGGCCACTTCGCGGCGGGCGACTACTACGACGAGCACTGGGAGCGCGCCCGCGCCGCGGCCGAGGCGTCCTGGCGACGGCTGGCCGCCGACCACGACGTGATCGTCGCCGAGGGCGCGGGCAGCGTCGCGGAGATCAACCTCCACCACCGCGACCTCGCCAACGTCGAGACGGCCCGGTTCGCGGACCGCGGGTCGGGGAGCGTGCGGATCGTCCTCGTCGCCGACATCGAGCGCGGCGGCGTCTTCGCCAGCCTCGCGGGCACCCTCGAACTGATGCCCGACGACCTCCGCGAGCGGGTCGTCGGCTGCGTGATCACGAAGTTCCGCGGCGACCGCTCGCTGCTCGATCCCGGCGTCGAGGCCTTCGAGGACCGCTTCGGCGTACCGGTCCTCGGCGTCCTCCCCTACGACGACCCGGGCCTCCCCGAGGAGGACAGCGTCTCGCTCCCGGCGGGAGGCGGGGCGGCGGTTCGAGGTGCGGACGACGGCGTCCCCGACGACCGCGCGGTCACGGTCGCCGTCCCCCGGCTCCCGCGCATCTCGAACTTCACCGACCTCGACCCGCTCGCGCGGGAACCGGGCGTCCGGGTCACCTACCTCCCGCTCGACGCGCCGCTCGACGGCGCGGACGCGCTCGTGCTCCCGGGGACGAAGAACACCGTCGACGACCTGCTCGCGCTCCGCGCGGCGGGCTTCGGCGACCGCCTCGCCGCCTTCGACGGGCCCGTGGTCGGGCTCTGCGGCGGCTATCAACTGCTCGGCGAACGGCTCGCGAACGCGAGCGTCGAGGGGACGGGCGACGCGGACGAACTCGACGGCTTCGGCCTCCTCCCGGTCGAGACCCGATTCGAGGGGGCGAAGCGGGTCGAACCGGTGACGCGCACCCTTACGGGGTGCGGTCCGCTCGCCGGCGCGTCGGGTCGGGTGTCGGGGTACGAGATCCACATGGGTCGGACGCGGCCGCGAGCGCCGATCGAACGGCCGTTCCCCGCGGAGGGGGAGCGCGGAGCTGAGGGCGCGGCGACCGACCGCGTGTTCGGCACGTACCTCCACGGACTGTTCGAGAACCGGATCGCGCGCGAGGCGTTCCTCGACGCGGTCTACGCGCATCGGGGGGTAGAACGCCCCCGTGCGGTGACGTCGCCGTCGCCGTACGACCGCGCCGCGCGCCTCGTCCGGGAGCACGTCGACCTGGCGGCGCTCTCGCTCCCGTAG
- a CDS encoding DoxX family protein: protein MTKTTANRFETRLGGVTVTGRAHGLSAWFVLALRLMMGYAFLHAGWTKLFAAEPFGARGYLLKVAATNGNPLEGVFYWMGTTDWFVAVANLAVPWGELLIGLGLLVGALTRLAAFFGALMMLTFYFGNWDVAHGLVNGDLAYMLVFLTVAALGAGRILGLDALIERYEIDGEALIERYPALEYVLG from the coding sequence ATGACGAAAACGACTGCGAACCGGTTCGAGACCCGCCTCGGCGGCGTGACTGTCACCGGCCGCGCGCACGGCCTCAGCGCGTGGTTCGTCCTGGCGCTCCGGCTCATGATGGGCTACGCGTTCCTCCACGCCGGGTGGACGAAGCTGTTCGCCGCCGAACCGTTCGGCGCGCGCGGCTACCTGCTGAAGGTCGCGGCGACCAACGGCAACCCGCTCGAGGGGGTGTTCTACTGGATGGGCACCACCGACTGGTTCGTCGCGGTCGCGAACCTCGCCGTCCCGTGGGGCGAACTGCTCATCGGCCTCGGGCTCCTCGTGGGTGCGCTGACCCGCCTCGCGGCGTTCTTCGGCGCGCTGATGATGCTCACGTTCTACTTCGGGAACTGGGACGTCGCCCACGGCCTGGTCAACGGCGACCTGGCCTACATGCTCGTGTTCCTGACCGTGGCCGCCCTCGGCGCGGGCCGCATCCTCGGTCTCGACGCGCTCATCGAGCGCTACGAGATCGACGGCGAGGCGCTCATCGAGCGCTACCCCGCGCTCGAGTACGTCCTCGGCTGA
- a CDS encoding cob(I)yrinic acid a,c-diamide adenosyltransferase: protein MTDDPDADARDARLDATPGRGVTPEARTIDPAAPEEFGLVQVWWGDGKGKTTAALGMGMRAVGHGYRVHLLQFMKGGASSVEAVRGEYNAIAALPGFSYENAGHYGWHAMNDGSADEDHLREARAGFERATDLVEAARDADLSRPLDPDGPPEAGVNMLILDELLYAADRDLVPPEAVVELVESKPDALELVLTGSHARPDYLAERADLVTRVAKERHPIDAGQRARKGTEY, encoded by the coding sequence GTGACCGACGATCCAGACGCCGACGCCCGCGACGCGCGGCTCGACGCCACGCCCGGGCGTGGTGTCACGCCCGAAGCACGAACTATCGACCCCGCCGCCCCCGAGGAGTTCGGCCTGGTGCAGGTCTGGTGGGGCGACGGGAAGGGGAAGACGACCGCCGCCCTCGGGATGGGGATGCGCGCGGTCGGCCACGGGTATCGAGTGCACCTGCTCCAGTTCATGAAGGGCGGCGCGTCGAGCGTCGAGGCCGTCCGCGGCGAGTACAACGCCATCGCCGCCCTCCCCGGGTTCTCCTACGAGAACGCGGGCCACTACGGCTGGCACGCGATGAACGACGGGAGCGCGGACGAGGACCACCTGCGCGAGGCGCGGGCGGGTTTCGAGCGCGCGACCGACCTCGTCGAGGCGGCCCGGGACGCGGACCTCTCGCGGCCGCTCGACCCCGACGGGCCGCCCGAGGCGGGGGTCAACATGCTGATCCTCGACGAACTGCTCTACGCCGCCGACCGCGACCTGGTCCCGCCCGAGGCGGTCGTCGAACTGGTCGAGTCGAAGCCCGACGCGCTCGAACTCGTCCTCACCGGGAGCCACGCGCGACCGGACTACCTCGCGGAGCGCGCCGACCTCGTGACGCGCGTCGCGAAGGAGCGACACCCCATCGACGCCGGCCAGCGCGCCCGGAAGGGGACGGAGTACTGA